The following are from one region of the Ptychodera flava strain L36383 chromosome 15, AS_Pfla_20210202, whole genome shotgun sequence genome:
- the LOC139152289 gene encoding uncharacterized protein — protein MKDVTETLEADYPESDVILCKDLACCLKNDYDRLPKGYVHTFLIRDPRRSISSLCKIHRQLNTPAHMFAPTGGVKQLYDLHNYVTNTLNQKSIIIDAGDLAKEPEKTIRKYCEAVEIPFSESYLNWKPNNIDHWHAIWKDTALKGFFFNAIRSTHFKTLHGRDQDQEMDISDVPHYGQLLIEDALPYYRELFEKRLRP, from the coding sequence ATGAAAGATGTGACCGAAACACTAGAAGCAGATTACCCTGAAAGCGATGTTATTCTATGCAAGGATTTGGCTTGCTGCCTTAAAAATGATTACGATCGTCTGCCAAAAGGGTATGTTCACACATTCTTGATCAGAGATCCGAGGCGAAGTATTTCAAGTCTCTGCAAGATACACAGGCAGCTGAACACGCCAGCTCACATGTTTGCTCCCACTGGAGGAGTGAAACAACTTTACGATCTTCACAACTACGTCACCAATACACTGAACCAGAAAAGTATCATCATCGACGCGGGTGACCTGGCAAAAGAACCTGAAAAAACGATCAGGAAATATTGCGAAGCAGTCGAAATTCCGTTCAGTGAGAGTTACTTGAATTGGAAACCTAACAATATTGACCATTGGCACGCGATTTGGAAGGACACGGCACTCAAGGGCTTCTTTTTCAACGCTATCAGAAGTACCCACTTCAAGACATTACACGGCCGAGACCAAGACCAAGAGATGGATATCTCTGATGTGCCACACTACGGTCAGTTACTTATTGAAGATGCTTTACCGTACTACCGTGAACTCTTCGAGAAGCGACTAAGACCATAA
- the LOC139152290 gene encoding uncharacterized protein YtbQ-like, with amino-acid sequence MFDDEVDGSIGVDLSDADKLKGKFDDLDCVIHLAADSSARASWESVIKNNVTATYNVFRECVNAEVKKVIFASSNHIMNGHVVDNFDNPESFSLEKAPSSKFTELDDPLPDGLYGVSKLTGEALGKLFAVRYGIDIVCFRIGWVTFEDNPNALNGKRGECLRRVYLSQRDCVHVFLKAIKTKLSERFVVFNLTSANSTGIYNLDRARQLIGYRPLDGSK; translated from the coding sequence ATGTTTGACGACGAAGTTGATGGTTCGATTGGCGTAGATTTGAGCGATGCAGATAAGCTGAAAGGAAAGTTCGATGACCTCGATTGTGTTATCCACCTGGCAGCTGACAGCTCTGCCCGAGCATCATGGGAAAGCGTCATCAAAAACAATGTAACGGCGACGTATAACGTCTTTCGGGAATGTGTGAATGCAGAAGTAAAGAAAGTAATATTTGCAAGTTCTAATCACATCATGAACGGTCACGTAGTCGATAATTTTGACAATCCGGAATCATTCAGTCTTGAGAAGGCGCCCTCAAGTAAGTTTACTGAATTGGACGACCCGCTTCCCGATGGACTTTACGGTGTCAGTAAATTAACGGGTGAAGCGCTCGGAAAGTTGTTCGCTGTCCGTTATGGAATCGATATTGTCTGTTTTCGTATTGGATGGGTAACATTTGAAGACAATCCGAACGCTTTGAACGGAAAGAGGGGAGAATGTCTGCGCCGCGTGTACCTCAGTCAGAGAGACTGTGTTCATGTTTTCCTGAAAGCGATCAAGACAAAACTGTCCGAGAGATTCGTGGTCTTCAATTTAACTTCAGCAAATTCAACCGGAATCTACAATCTTGACCGAGCTAGGCAACTGATCGGTTACAGACCGTTAGATGGTTCCAAATAA